In the Passer domesticus isolate bPasDom1 chromosome 4, bPasDom1.hap1, whole genome shotgun sequence genome, one interval contains:
- the HADH gene encoding hydroxyacyl-coenzyme A dehydrogenase, mitochondrial, translating into MAFATRHFVRAASSDAATAAAKKLLIKHVTIIGGGLMGAGIAQVAAASGHTVVLVDQSDEILKKSTKGIEESLKRVIKKKFADKPEDGAEFIKKTLKNLTTSTDAASVVHSTDLVIEAIVENLEVKNNLFKTLDKFAPEHTIFASNTSSLQITKMANATTRQDRFGGLHFFNPVPMMKLVEVIKTPMTSQKTFESLVDFSKAVGKSPVSCKDTPGFIVNRLLVPYMMEAVRLFERGDASKEDIDVAMKLGAGYPMGPFELLDYVGLDTSKYIIDGWHSLEPNNPLFAPSPLLNKLVEEKKLGKKTGEGFYKYK; encoded by the exons ATGGCCTTCGCCACCCGCCACTTCGTGCGCGCCGCCTCTTCCGACGCCGCCACGGCGGCCGCCAAGAAGCTGCTCATCAAGCATGTCACGATCATCGGCGGCGGCCTCATGGGCGCCGGTATCGCCCAG GTTGCAGCAGCCAGTGGTCACACTGTGGTGTTAGTTGACCAGTCAGATGAAATCCTTAAAAAGTCTACAAAAGGAATTGAAGAGAGTTTGAAGAGAGTGATAAAGAAGAAGTTTGCAGATAAGCCTGAG GATGGTGCTGAGTTCATTAAGAAGACCTTGAAGAACCTCACAACAAGCACAGATGCAGCATCAGTGGTCCACAGCACGGATTTGGTGATAGAAGCCATTGTGGAGAATCTGGAAGTTAAAAATAACCTCTTCAAGACGCTGGATAAGTTTGCTCCAGA GCATACGATATTTGCAAGCAACACTTCATCCTTGCAGATCACAAAGATGGCAAACGCAACCACCAGGCAGGACCGATTTGGGGGTCTGCATTTCTTCAACCCTGTGCCTATGATGAAGCTCGTGGAG GTCATCAAGACTCCAATGACCAGCCAAAAGACTTTTGAATCACTTGTGGATTTCAGCAAAGCAGTAGGAAAGAGTCCAGTCAGTTGTAAG gaTACCCCAGGGTTTATTGTAAACCGTCTCCTGGTGCCATATATGATGGAAGCTGTTCGTCTTTTTGAGAGAG GAGATGCATCAAAGGAAGATATTGATGTTGCTATGAAGCTGGGGGCTGGCTATCCCATGGGTCCATTTGAACTGCTGGACTATGTTGGGTTGGATACCAGTAAATACATTATAGATG gaTGGCATTCATTAGAGCCCAACAATCCTCTTTTTGCACCCAGCCCACTCCTGAATAAACTGGTAGAAGAAAAGAAGCTGGGTAAAAAGACTGGAGAAGGATTTTACAAATACAAATGA